The nucleotide sequence ACCTTCCCAGTTGACGGGCGTCGCGATTTCCTGTCGCGCCTGTTGCATGGTGTCTTTCATTTCTTCAGCGGCAGTGGTGGCTTCGTCAGAGTTATTGGCAGCATCACTATCGGCATTCTCGTCAGGTGACTGACCGCGTGTGACTGTTTCGTCGGAGTTGGCATCACTCTCCTGCTGATTGGTTTGCTGCATAGCCAATCGTGAGCTTTCCAAACTTCCGAATCCGAAGTTCGCACCAGCTGCGGGAACCAGTGGAGCCACGAAGATCATCAAAGCCCATAACACAACACCGTAGATGCTCGGCTCATAAACATCCGATTCGCCGATGGTCAGTTGGGAGATGGTAATCCCACCGACGAAGAGCGAAGCCAGCAATGTGACGGTGACCCAAACTCCCACAAAGACTCCAAGGCTTTCAGCGGAAAGCATCGACGAGAACGAAACTGCCAGTGCGACTCCGAGAGCTGTCAATGCGACGCTCATTGCCATCGCAACGAAGAAACCAGCAGCGACGGCTCCCCATCGAATGCGGCTGCCCAAGTTAGTCAGTTCATTGACGCGGCGAGTCCGTCGAGGTGTGGATGTTTGCGATTCACTGCTGGAATCGCCATTCACAGTTTTCACTTCACGGATTCTTCCATCACGTCGATGAATGGTGACAGAAACCGAATCGTCGTCACAGGAATTGACAGCTGCGGTGACTGCTTCCTTTTGCGTTCGGTGTGTCGAGACTGGCTCTGAAACGCCTTCCCGCTTCACTGCCCAACCATTTTCTTCGTGCGTGACAACATGCAAGTTTTCGTTAGCCATGGGTCAACTCCTTTGGACGCCCGGATTTCCCGAACGGATTAGTTTGC is from Thalassoglobus sp. JC818 and encodes:
- a CDS encoding DUF2188 domain-containing protein, which encodes MANENLHVVTHEENGWAVKREGVSEPVSTHRTQKEAVTAAVNSCDDDSVSVTIHRRDGRIREVKTVNGDSSSESQTSTPRRTRRVNELTNLGSRIRWGAVAAGFFVAMAMSVALTALGVALAVSFSSMLSAESLGVFVGVWVTVTLLASLFVGGITISQLTIGESDVYEPSIYGVVLWALMIFVAPLVPAAGANFGFGSLESSRLAMQQTNQQESDANSDETVTRGQSPDENADSDAANNSDEATTAAEEMKDTMQQARQEIATPVNWEGLEGVEVAWMTFVAVILSLGASVSGAVLGSQLDRDEELIASAKH